Proteins from a single region of Takifugu rubripes chromosome 4, fTakRub1.2, whole genome shotgun sequence:
- the rims1a gene encoding regulating synaptic membrane exocytosis protein 1 isoform X14, giving the protein MFASVGPRGGPRPPVAPTIPEPDLSHLTEDERKIIMAVLARQREEEAKDEAMLKEEKPIQARTVNLVGQKKPLQQNDVRGVQQQLSSYRETVIRQATVTASSAAHRDDAPTCGICRKTKFADGCGNLCSYCQTKFCARCGGRVSLRSNTEDKVVIWVCNNCRKQQEILTKPGDWFTGPAGKPPGLGSAVSEPSVCQVPGDKKLRSRSQAPSTTALQDPSQPGMVPGTDTRSRSEPPRDMTRGGGGAGRGESRPGQPRLQTQVSMDRDLRGESRERRESRRLTKGRSLEHDPVGTGGGVRRTEERGYHHMDHSSVPPREVGPVPPGGRGYPVAVQGRGMGVAGESGNGVRPGQRTLGGVVGPHEHSFAQKAPPPELREPSASGPGSASGQGPVVKRTKREKAESMLRNDSLSSDQSESLRPPPPRPYKSKRGLGAGGKRQTSVSSSEEEGGTTPEYSSCEDAEIDSVSERGDWECYPHDPTVWHHPGTWQPSKEGDHLIGRITLSKRSAAMPKEAGAMLGLKVVGGRITESGRLGAFITKVKKGSLADVVGHLRAGDEVLQWNGKLLPGATMKEVYDIILESQAEPQVELVVSRPIGVYRKYHDIPRIPDTSHPPLESTGSSSFESQKMDRPTVNVLSPSSPGKLQNALQLMPGRLSVKLWYDKVGHQLTVNVLQAVELPLRPDGRPRSAYVKIYFLPDRSDKSKRRTKTVKKTCEPKWNQTFVYTHVHRRDFRNHMLELTVWDQPRSPEEDSIFMGEILIELETALLDDKPHWYPLQTHDISSIPLPQPSPYLPRRHAHMDAPGKKLQRSQRLSEPEFDEGTAIVPKADGRGRDRQQEPTSTLEVPEQQRTPVHHIRSRSVSPHREQQGRIRSRPPNIPAQRSLDDELPHNRRSRSPNRYYDAARGRRQEEDYLDERGHLQGGSSFSSSVAASAARRVRQLPQLPPKSSTVEQALVAEECVRQLQRKVHSNRGPAVSASSQQDLDRSLKNKQELYKDQRRSSENVSHKSSDSDVSDVSAISRTSSASRISSTSYMSIQSERPRGRFSRAMRATGRHMMKSTSVSGEIYGMEHADGSQSDTALGSLGRGIKKRRSSLSQRVVAILPSRRSRSTSQLSQTEAAGKPVKRQKEASACKKSGKAGSSIQRSVETGMAVEYPRGGSAMNRQASRESTDGSMNSYSSEGNLIFSGMRLGADSQFSDFLDGLGPGQLVGRQTLATPAMGDVQIGLMDKKGQLEVEVIRARGLTPKPGSKSLPAPYVKVYLLDNGTCKAKKKTKIARKTLEPLYQQHLLFEESPQGKVLQVIVWGDYGRLDHKCFMGVAQILLEELDLSSTVIGWYKLFPPSSLVDPTLAPLTRLASQTSLDSSGPTSANRS; this is encoded by the exons ATGTTCGCCTCGGTGGGCCCGCGGGGCGGCCCGCGCCCACCCGTCGCCCCGACCATCCCGGAGCCGGACCTGAGCCATCTGAcggaagatgagaggaagatCATCATGGCTGTTCTGGCTCGGCAACGTGAGGAAGAGGCGAAGGATGAGGCCATGTTAAA AGAAGAGAAGCCCATCCAAGCGAGGACGGTGAACCTTGTTGGGCAGAAGAAACCTCTGCAGCAAAATGATGTACG AGGTGTCCAGCAGCAGTTGTCCAGCTACAGGGAGACGGTGATCCGGCAAGCCACGGTGACGGCGAGCTCGGCCGCTCACCGGGACGACGCCCCGACCTGCGGCATCTGCCGCAAGACCAAGTTTGCGGACGGCTGCGGGAATCTGTGTTCGTACTGCCAGACCAAGTTCTGTGCCCGCTGTGGGGGCCGAGTCTCCCTGAGATCGAACACG GAGGACAAAGTG gTGATATGGGTATGTAATAACTGTCGAAAGCAGCAGGAGATCCTGACCAAACCGGGTGACTGGTTCACCGGTCCTGCAGGGAAACCTCCTGGCCTTGGTTCAGCCGTTAGCGAGCCATCCGTGTGCCAAGTTCCCGGAGACAAAAAGCTCCGTTCTCGCTCCCAAGCGCCCTCGACGACAGCATTGCAAGACCCCAGCCAGCCTGGAATGGTACCCGGCACTGATACCCGGTCACGTAGCGAGCCACCACGAGACAT GACTAGAggcggtggaggagcaggtcGTGGAGAGTCCAGGCCCGGTCAGCCTAGACTGCAGACCCAGGTGTCCATGGATCGGGACCTCCGAGGGGAGtccagggagaggagggaaagccGGCGGTTGACAAAGGGACGTTCTCTAGAGCACGATCCTGTTGGAACGGGAGGTGGAGTGAGACGGACAGAAGAGAGGGGCTACCACCACATGGACCACAGCAGTGTCCCTCCTCGTGAAGTAGGGCCGGTCCCTCCTGGAGGCAGGGGCTACCCTGTGGCCGTGCAGGGTCGTGGCATGGGTGTAGCAGGGGAGAGTGGGAATGGTGTACGCCCTGGTCAGAGGACACTGGGTGGGGTTGTCGGGCCACATGAACACTCATTTGCTCaaaaagctcctcctcctgaactcAGAGAGCCTTCTGCTTCAGGCCCAGGTTCAGCCTCCGGCCAAGGGCCTGTAGTGAAACGGACCAAACGGGAAAAGGCTGAGAGCATGCTTCGCAATGACTCACTAAGCTCTGATCAGTCAGAATCTCTGCGCCCACCACCACCGAGGCCCTACAAGTCAAAGCGAGGGCTGGGGGCAGGAGGGAAGAGGCAAACCAGCGTCAGTagttcagaggaggagggaggaacaaCACCCGAGTACAGCAGCTGTGAGGACGCCGAGATCGATAGTGTCAGCGAGAGag GCGACTGGGAGTGCTACCCACATGACCCCACTGTATGGCAT CACCCGGGGACATGGCAGCCGTCAAAGGAGGGAGATCATTTGATTGGACGAATCACTCTCAGCAAGAGAAGCGCCGCTATGCCAAAAGAAGCTGGAGCCATgctggggttaaag GTTGTGGGAGGCAGAATCACAGAGTCAGGGAGATTAGGTGCCTTCATCACTAAAGTCAAGAAGGGAAGCCTGGCAGATGTGGTGGGACATCTCAGAGCTG gAGATGAAGTTTTACAGTGGAACGGGAAACTGTTACCCGGAGCGACCATGAAGGAAGTTTACGATATCATCCTGGAGTCTCAAGCTGAACCTCAAGTGGAGCTGGTGGTCTCCAGACCGATTGG GGTGTATAGAAAATATCA TGATATCCCAAGAATCCCCGACACGTCCCACCCTCCGTTAGAATCTA CAGGTTCCAGTTCTTTTGAGTCCCAGAAGATGGACCGACCGACTGTAAATGTGCTGTCTCCTTCCAGCCCAGGGAAGCTCCAGAATGCTCTGCAGCTAATGCCGGGGCGACTCTCG GTGAAGCTGTGGTATGACAAAGTTGGCCACCAGCTAACCGTCAACGTGCTTCAGGCTGTAGAGCTCCCTCTGCGGCCTGACGGACGGCCCAGAAGCGCTTATGTCAAAATATACTTCCTTCCCGACCGCAG CGACAAGAGCAAACGGAGGACGAAAACAGTGAAGAAGACCTGCGAGCCCAAATGGAACCAGACGTTTGTCTACACTCACGTCCATCGCAGGGATTTCCGCAACCACATGCTGGAGCTGACTGTATGGGACCAACCCAGGTCACCAGAGGAAGACAGCATCTTCATGGGAGAG ATCCTGATAGAGTTGGAGACGGCCTTACTGGACGACAAGCCTCACTGGTATCCCCTCCAAACCCACGATATTTCATCCATACCTCTACCCCAGCCCTCCCCGTACCTCCCACGGCGACACGCGCACATGGACGCCCCTGGCAAGAAGCTGCAGC GTTCTCAGCGCCTTTCAGAGCCTGAATTTGATGAGGGTACAGCAATAGTGCCTAAAG CTGATGGGCGTGGCAGGGACAGGCAACAGGAGCCCACGTCCACCCTGGAGGTGCcggagcagcagaggacaccCGTCCACCACATACGCTCTCGCTCCGTGTCACCGCACCGCGAGCAGCAGGGACGAATCCGCTCACGCCCCCCAAACATTCCAGCCCAAAG GAGTCTGGATGACGAGCTTCCTCACAATCGTCGATCTCGTTCTCCGAATCGCTACTATGACGCAGCCAGGGGTCGTCGCCAAGAGGAAGACTACCTGGATGAAAG GGGCCACCTGCAAGGTGGttcatctttttcctcctcagtgGCAGCTTCTGCAGCACGCAGAGTGAGGCAACTCCCCCAGCTCCCCCCAAAGAGCAGCACTGTAGAACAAG cCTTGGTAGCAGAGGAGTGTGTTCGCCAGCTCCAGAGGAAGGTTCATTCCAATCGGGGGCCAGCTGTCAGCGCCTCAAGCCAACAGGACCTGGACCGATCCCTCAAGAACAAACAGGAG CTCTACAAAGAccagaggaggagcagtgagAATGTTTCCCATAAATCCTCAGACAGTGATGTCAGCGATGTGTCAGCCATCTCTCGAACCAGCAGTGCCTCTCGCATCAGTAGCACCAGCTACATGTCCATTCAATCGGAGAGACCCCGAGGACGCTTCAG CAGGGCCATGCGTGCAACAGGCCGCCACATGATGAAGAGCACCAGCGTGAGCGGTGAGATCTACGGCATGGAACACGCCGACGGCAGCCAGTCGGACACGGCTCTCGGGAGTCTGGGCCGCGGCATCAAGAAGCGGCGCTCGAGCCTCAGCCAGCGCGTCGTTGCCATCCTCCCATCGAGGCGCAGCCGGAGCACGTCGCAACTCAGCCAGACAG AGGCGGCGGGTAAGCCGGTGAAGAGACAGAAAG AAGCATCTGCGTGTAAGAAGTCGGGCAAGGCTGGGAGCAGCATCCAGAGGAGCGTGGAGACGGGCATGGCGGTGGAGTATCCGCGGGGTGGCTCCGCCATGAACAGGCAGGCCAGCAGGGAGTCGACCGACGGCAGCATGAACAGCTACAGCTCTGAGGGGAA TTTGATTTTCTCAGGTATGCGTCTGGGGGCCGACAGTCAGTTCAGCGACTTCCTGGATGGTTTAGGACCGGGTCAGCTGGTCGGCCGGCAAACGCTGGCAACGCCTGCTATGG GTGATGTTCAGATCGGTTTGATGGACAAGAAAggccagctggaggtggaggtgatcAGGGCACGAGGCCTTACCCCCAAACCGGGCTCCAAATCCCTCCCAG CTCCCTATGTCAAGGTGTACCTGCTGGATAACGGTACATGTAAAGCCAAAAAGAAAACCAAGATTGCACGAAAGACCCTGGAGCCTCTCTaccagcagcacctgctctTTGAAGAGAGTCCTCAGGGGAAGGTGCTTCAG GTGATAGTGTGGGGCGACTATGGACGACTGGACCACAAATGTTTTATGGGTGTAGCACAGATTCtgttggaggagctggaccTCTCGAGCACGGTGATTGGCTGGTACAAACTGTTTCCACCGTCCTCATTGGTGGACCCTACTTTAGCGCCGCTCACACGGCTGGCGTCTCAGACGTCCTTGGACAGCTCAGGACCAACGTCGGCCAATCGGTCCTag
- the rims1a gene encoding regulating synaptic membrane exocytosis protein 1 isoform X10, translating into MFASVGPRGGPRPPVAPTIPEPDLSHLTEDERKIIMAVLARQREEEAKDEAMLKEEKPIQARTVNLVGQKKPLQQNDVRGVQQQLSSYRETVIRQATVTASSAAHRDDAPTCGICRKTKFADGCGNLCSYCQTKFCARCGGRVSLRSNTEDKVVIWVCNNCRKQQEILTKPGDWFTGPAGKPPGLGSAVSEPSVCQVPGDKKLRSRSQAPSTTALQDPSQPGMVPGTDTRSRSEPPRDMTRGGGGAGRGESRPGQPRLQTQVSMDRDLRGESRERRESRRLTKGRSLEHDPVGTGGGVRRTEERGYHHMDHSSVPPREVGPVPPGGRGYPVAVQGRGMGVAGESGNGVRPGQRTLGGVVGPHEHSFAQKAPPPELREPSASGPGSASGQGPVVKRTKREKAESMLRNDSLSSDQSESLRPPPPRPYKSKRGLGAGGKRQTSVSSSEEEGGTTPEYSSCEDAEIDSVSERGDWECYPHDPTVWHHPGTWQPSKEGDHLIGRITLSKRSAAMPKEAGAMLGLKVVGGRITESGRLGAFITKVKKGSLADVVGHLRAGDEVLQWNGKLLPGATMKEVYDIILESQAEPQVELVVSRPIGVYRKYHDIPRIPDTSHPPLESTGSSSFESQKMDRPTVNVLSPSSPGKLQNALQLMPGRLSVKLWYDKVGHQLTVNVLQAVELPLRPDGRPRSAYVKIYFLPDRSDKSKRRTKTVKKTCEPKWNQTFVYTHVHRRDFRNHMLELTVWDQPRSPEEDSIFMGEILIELETALLDDKPHWYPLQTHDISSIPLPQPSPYLPRRHAHMDAPGKKLQRSQRLSEPEFDEGTAIVPKADGRGRDRQQEPTSTLEVPEQQRTPVHHIRSRSVSPHREQQGRIRSRPPNIPAQRSLDDELPHNRRSRSPNRYYDAARGRRQEEDYLDESEVIMIHHSMRGKSAECLHISDLQPPLDRVRSASANCLSPGIHVPSPESERGHLQGGSSFSSSVAASAARRVRQLPQLPPKSSTVEQALVAEECVRQLQRKVHSNRGPAVSASSQQDLDRSLKNKQELYKDQRRSSENVSHKSSDSDVSDVSAISRTSSASRISSTSYMSIQSERPRGRFRAMRATGRHMMKSTSVSGEIYGMEHADGSQSDTALGSLGRGIKKRRSSLSQRVVAILPSRRSRSTSQLSQTEAAGKPVKRQKEASACKKSGKAGSSIQRSVETGMAVEYPRGGSAMNRQASRESTDGSMNSYSSEGNLIFSGMRLGADSQFSDFLDGLGPGQLVGRQTLATPAMGDVQIGLMDKKGQLEVEVIRARGLTPKPGSKSLPAPYVKVYLLDNGTCKAKKKTKIARKTLEPLYQQHLLFEESPQGKVLQVIVWGDYGRLDHKCFMGVAQILLEELDLSSTVIGWYKLFPPSSLVDPTLAPLTRLASQTSLDSSGPTSANRS; encoded by the exons ATGTTCGCCTCGGTGGGCCCGCGGGGCGGCCCGCGCCCACCCGTCGCCCCGACCATCCCGGAGCCGGACCTGAGCCATCTGAcggaagatgagaggaagatCATCATGGCTGTTCTGGCTCGGCAACGTGAGGAAGAGGCGAAGGATGAGGCCATGTTAAA AGAAGAGAAGCCCATCCAAGCGAGGACGGTGAACCTTGTTGGGCAGAAGAAACCTCTGCAGCAAAATGATGTACG AGGTGTCCAGCAGCAGTTGTCCAGCTACAGGGAGACGGTGATCCGGCAAGCCACGGTGACGGCGAGCTCGGCCGCTCACCGGGACGACGCCCCGACCTGCGGCATCTGCCGCAAGACCAAGTTTGCGGACGGCTGCGGGAATCTGTGTTCGTACTGCCAGACCAAGTTCTGTGCCCGCTGTGGGGGCCGAGTCTCCCTGAGATCGAACACG GAGGACAAAGTG gTGATATGGGTATGTAATAACTGTCGAAAGCAGCAGGAGATCCTGACCAAACCGGGTGACTGGTTCACCGGTCCTGCAGGGAAACCTCCTGGCCTTGGTTCAGCCGTTAGCGAGCCATCCGTGTGCCAAGTTCCCGGAGACAAAAAGCTCCGTTCTCGCTCCCAAGCGCCCTCGACGACAGCATTGCAAGACCCCAGCCAGCCTGGAATGGTACCCGGCACTGATACCCGGTCACGTAGCGAGCCACCACGAGACAT GACTAGAggcggtggaggagcaggtcGTGGAGAGTCCAGGCCCGGTCAGCCTAGACTGCAGACCCAGGTGTCCATGGATCGGGACCTCCGAGGGGAGtccagggagaggagggaaagccGGCGGTTGACAAAGGGACGTTCTCTAGAGCACGATCCTGTTGGAACGGGAGGTGGAGTGAGACGGACAGAAGAGAGGGGCTACCACCACATGGACCACAGCAGTGTCCCTCCTCGTGAAGTAGGGCCGGTCCCTCCTGGAGGCAGGGGCTACCCTGTGGCCGTGCAGGGTCGTGGCATGGGTGTAGCAGGGGAGAGTGGGAATGGTGTACGCCCTGGTCAGAGGACACTGGGTGGGGTTGTCGGGCCACATGAACACTCATTTGCTCaaaaagctcctcctcctgaactcAGAGAGCCTTCTGCTTCAGGCCCAGGTTCAGCCTCCGGCCAAGGGCCTGTAGTGAAACGGACCAAACGGGAAAAGGCTGAGAGCATGCTTCGCAATGACTCACTAAGCTCTGATCAGTCAGAATCTCTGCGCCCACCACCACCGAGGCCCTACAAGTCAAAGCGAGGGCTGGGGGCAGGAGGGAAGAGGCAAACCAGCGTCAGTagttcagaggaggagggaggaacaaCACCCGAGTACAGCAGCTGTGAGGACGCCGAGATCGATAGTGTCAGCGAGAGag GCGACTGGGAGTGCTACCCACATGACCCCACTGTATGGCAT CACCCGGGGACATGGCAGCCGTCAAAGGAGGGAGATCATTTGATTGGACGAATCACTCTCAGCAAGAGAAGCGCCGCTATGCCAAAAGAAGCTGGAGCCATgctggggttaaag GTTGTGGGAGGCAGAATCACAGAGTCAGGGAGATTAGGTGCCTTCATCACTAAAGTCAAGAAGGGAAGCCTGGCAGATGTGGTGGGACATCTCAGAGCTG gAGATGAAGTTTTACAGTGGAACGGGAAACTGTTACCCGGAGCGACCATGAAGGAAGTTTACGATATCATCCTGGAGTCTCAAGCTGAACCTCAAGTGGAGCTGGTGGTCTCCAGACCGATTGG GGTGTATAGAAAATATCA TGATATCCCAAGAATCCCCGACACGTCCCACCCTCCGTTAGAATCTA CAGGTTCCAGTTCTTTTGAGTCCCAGAAGATGGACCGACCGACTGTAAATGTGCTGTCTCCTTCCAGCCCAGGGAAGCTCCAGAATGCTCTGCAGCTAATGCCGGGGCGACTCTCG GTGAAGCTGTGGTATGACAAAGTTGGCCACCAGCTAACCGTCAACGTGCTTCAGGCTGTAGAGCTCCCTCTGCGGCCTGACGGACGGCCCAGAAGCGCTTATGTCAAAATATACTTCCTTCCCGACCGCAG CGACAAGAGCAAACGGAGGACGAAAACAGTGAAGAAGACCTGCGAGCCCAAATGGAACCAGACGTTTGTCTACACTCACGTCCATCGCAGGGATTTCCGCAACCACATGCTGGAGCTGACTGTATGGGACCAACCCAGGTCACCAGAGGAAGACAGCATCTTCATGGGAGAG ATCCTGATAGAGTTGGAGACGGCCTTACTGGACGACAAGCCTCACTGGTATCCCCTCCAAACCCACGATATTTCATCCATACCTCTACCCCAGCCCTCCCCGTACCTCCCACGGCGACACGCGCACATGGACGCCCCTGGCAAGAAGCTGCAGC GTTCTCAGCGCCTTTCAGAGCCTGAATTTGATGAGGGTACAGCAATAGTGCCTAAAG CTGATGGGCGTGGCAGGGACAGGCAACAGGAGCCCACGTCCACCCTGGAGGTGCcggagcagcagaggacaccCGTCCACCACATACGCTCTCGCTCCGTGTCACCGCACCGCGAGCAGCAGGGACGAATCCGCTCACGCCCCCCAAACATTCCAGCCCAAAG GAGTCTGGATGACGAGCTTCCTCACAATCGTCGATCTCGTTCTCCGAATCGCTACTATGACGCAGCCAGGGGTCGTCGCCAAGAGGAAGACTACCTGGATGAAAG TGAGGTCATCATGATCCACCACTCAATGCGAGGCAAAAGTGCTGAGTGCCTTCACATCAG TGATCTGCAACCCCCCCTGGACAGGGTTAGGAGCGCTAGTGCCAACTGTCTGAGCCCAGGCATTCATGTCCCCTCACCAGAGAGTGAAAG GGGCCACCTGCAAGGTGGttcatctttttcctcctcagtgGCAGCTTCTGCAGCACGCAGAGTGAGGCAACTCCCCCAGCTCCCCCCAAAGAGCAGCACTGTAGAACAAG cCTTGGTAGCAGAGGAGTGTGTTCGCCAGCTCCAGAGGAAGGTTCATTCCAATCGGGGGCCAGCTGTCAGCGCCTCAAGCCAACAGGACCTGGACCGATCCCTCAAGAACAAACAGGAG CTCTACAAAGAccagaggaggagcagtgagAATGTTTCCCATAAATCCTCAGACAGTGATGTCAGCGATGTGTCAGCCATCTCTCGAACCAGCAGTGCCTCTCGCATCAGTAGCACCAGCTACATGTCCATTCAATCGGAGAGACCCCGAGGACGCTTCAG GGCCATGCGTGCAACAGGCCGCCACATGATGAAGAGCACCAGCGTGAGCGGTGAGATCTACGGCATGGAACACGCCGACGGCAGCCAGTCGGACACGGCTCTCGGGAGTCTGGGCCGCGGCATCAAGAAGCGGCGCTCGAGCCTCAGCCAGCGCGTCGTTGCCATCCTCCCATCGAGGCGCAGCCGGAGCACGTCGCAACTCAGCCAGACAG AGGCGGCGGGTAAGCCGGTGAAGAGACAGAAAG AAGCATCTGCGTGTAAGAAGTCGGGCAAGGCTGGGAGCAGCATCCAGAGGAGCGTGGAGACGGGCATGGCGGTGGAGTATCCGCGGGGTGGCTCCGCCATGAACAGGCAGGCCAGCAGGGAGTCGACCGACGGCAGCATGAACAGCTACAGCTCTGAGGGGAA TTTGATTTTCTCAGGTATGCGTCTGGGGGCCGACAGTCAGTTCAGCGACTTCCTGGATGGTTTAGGACCGGGTCAGCTGGTCGGCCGGCAAACGCTGGCAACGCCTGCTATGG GTGATGTTCAGATCGGTTTGATGGACAAGAAAggccagctggaggtggaggtgatcAGGGCACGAGGCCTTACCCCCAAACCGGGCTCCAAATCCCTCCCAG CTCCCTATGTCAAGGTGTACCTGCTGGATAACGGTACATGTAAAGCCAAAAAGAAAACCAAGATTGCACGAAAGACCCTGGAGCCTCTCTaccagcagcacctgctctTTGAAGAGAGTCCTCAGGGGAAGGTGCTTCAG GTGATAGTGTGGGGCGACTATGGACGACTGGACCACAAATGTTTTATGGGTGTAGCACAGATTCtgttggaggagctggaccTCTCGAGCACGGTGATTGGCTGGTACAAACTGTTTCCACCGTCCTCATTGGTGGACCCTACTTTAGCGCCGCTCACACGGCTGGCGTCTCAGACGTCCTTGGACAGCTCAGGACCAACGTCGGCCAATCGGTCCTag